In one Deltaproteobacteria bacterium genomic region, the following are encoded:
- a CDS encoding flagellar hook assembly protein FlgD, whose product MPVMNGALEARIKPFESPAARDFSDATVKDPNESIADGSSKDKVSFRDLLLNSNDETARERAAQKNGDNLRAAKSDEEFAKMMRDKSNPQNLRKPQNELDKDAFLKLFVTQMRNQDPLNPDDSSEMAAQLAQFHGLEQMMNVNKNLEKMQSDEAVGRAVNLINFVGKEVKLNNGKLQIENGRMVTDANLSLEQDSITTSLEIRDSAGAVIVQKDLGPMQAGDNKLEWEGLSKDGKKLSNGAYTFNIVAADRNNQPIPTKITSTLQVTGVDLHDVGGAFHTPIGKVGVRDVASVGTSQSHNEQARRSVAKKAETIDVGKSNETTKAPQPISDAKPLMELPMNLGGKGSPVEKKPADKSDDKVAEKNITKTPLKKEA is encoded by the coding sequence ATGCCAGTTATGAATGGGGCTCTAGAAGCGAGAATTAAACCGTTTGAATCACCGGCGGCACGGGATTTTAGCGACGCCACAGTCAAAGACCCCAACGAGTCGATTGCCGATGGGAGCAGTAAGGACAAAGTAAGCTTCCGTGACTTACTCCTCAACTCGAATGATGAGACAGCTCGCGAACGAGCTGCCCAAAAAAATGGTGATAATCTTCGCGCAGCAAAGAGTGATGAAGAGTTCGCTAAAATGATGCGGGACAAGTCAAATCCACAGAATTTACGTAAGCCGCAAAATGAGCTGGATAAAGACGCCTTTTTGAAACTTTTTGTGACGCAAATGCGCAATCAGGATCCGCTGAACCCAGACGATAGCTCCGAAATGGCCGCTCAATTAGCTCAATTCCACGGCCTCGAGCAGATGATGAATGTAAATAAAAATCTTGAAAAAATGCAGTCCGACGAGGCGGTTGGTCGGGCTGTTAATTTGATCAACTTCGTTGGCAAAGAAGTTAAGTTGAACAATGGTAAATTGCAGATTGAAAATGGGCGGATGGTAACGGATGCGAATTTGAGCCTTGAGCAGGATTCGATCACAACATCTCTTGAGATTCGTGATTCTGCTGGTGCAGTTATAGTTCAAAAGGATTTGGGGCCGATGCAAGCCGGGGACAATAAGCTTGAGTGGGAGGGGCTATCTAAGGATGGTAAGAAACTAAGCAATGGTGCCTATACATTCAACATAGTAGCAGCTGATCGTAATAACCAACCTATTCCGACAAAAATTACAAGTACCCTCCAGGTCACAGGTGTAGACCTCCATGATGTTGGAGGAGCATTTCATACGCCGATCGGTAAAGTGGGTGTGCGTGATGTGGCGTCAGTTGGTACGTCGCAGTCTCACAATGAGCAGGCGCGCAGGTCGGTGGCTAAAAAAGCCGAAACTATCGATGTTGGTAAAAGCAATGAGACCACAAAAGCACCACAACCAATCAGTGATGCTAAGCCTCTAATGGAACTCCCCATGAATCTTGGTGGTAAGGGCAGTCCGGTAGAGAAAAAACCAGCTGATAAGTCTGACGATAAAGTCGCCGAAAAGAACATTACTAAGACGCCGCTGAAAAAAGAGGCATAG
- a CDS encoding alpha/beta hydrolase, which produces MGIVASGDGSLYYEVHGSGQPVVLLRGLGRTVKHWLGYEQQLAKHARVITIELRGMGLSNQRYRWRDDLFANADDVIKVLDHLQIDKAHVAGISLGGMVALAAGLKFPERVQSLIVMNTSIAGQRTLRLSPKGVLVLSQIVRYRDERFHAALVDVLVSPSSDPAHKSELSKAYAEIAEMHGFGAVTVIKQLLGAGRFLVKRRLKKLSIPTLVVYGSDDQFVPNINSQKLAKLLPMAEVIEIEGAGHEIPADKPDELTAVISDWVGKNSLV; this is translated from the coding sequence GTGGGAATCGTAGCATCTGGCGATGGTTCACTTTATTACGAGGTGCATGGGTCCGGACAGCCGGTTGTGTTGCTGCGTGGCCTCGGACGCACAGTAAAGCACTGGCTCGGATACGAACAACAGTTGGCCAAACATGCTCGCGTGATCACTATTGAGTTGCGCGGGATGGGATTGTCAAATCAACGCTACAGATGGCGGGATGACCTCTTTGCGAATGCTGATGATGTCATTAAGGTTTTAGATCATCTACAAATCGATAAAGCGCATGTGGCAGGGATTTCGCTTGGTGGGATGGTTGCGTTAGCAGCTGGCCTAAAATTTCCCGAGAGAGTCCAGTCCCTGATTGTGATGAACACGAGCATCGCGGGCCAGCGGACCTTGCGCCTTTCGCCTAAGGGTGTTCTGGTTCTTTCGCAAATAGTGCGTTATCGCGATGAGAGGTTTCATGCGGCACTCGTCGATGTCTTGGTGTCTCCTTCCTCAGATCCTGCACATAAATCCGAACTTTCGAAAGCTTATGCAGAAATTGCCGAGATGCATGGATTTGGCGCGGTTACCGTCATAAAGCAGTTGCTTGGGGCGGGGCGATTCTTGGTGAAGAGGCGCCTGAAAAAACTCTCGATCCCAACTCTGGTGGTTTATGGATCCGACGATCAGTTTGTACCCAACATAAACAGCCAAAAATTAGCTAAGTTGCTGCCGATGGCTGAAGTGATTGAGATTGAGGGGGCCGGACACGAAATTCCGGCGGATAAACCCGATGAATTGACCGCAGTCATCAGTGACTGGGTAGGCAAAAACAGCTTGGTCTAA
- the rplU gene encoding 50S ribosomal protein L21 — MYAVIVAGSRQFKVEQGQTLTIDRVPGNPGDNYKFDQVLMVGGETVKVGSPTVAGASVEATIKSQGKGEKVTVFKYKRRKNYKRTHGHRQPITVLEIKAIHA, encoded by the coding sequence ATGTACGCGGTGATCGTCGCCGGCTCCCGGCAGTTTAAAGTAGAGCAAGGTCAGACTCTGACCATCGACCGGGTCCCTGGTAACCCTGGCGACAACTATAAATTTGACCAAGTCCTGATGGTCGGTGGTGAGACTGTTAAAGTCGGCTCTCCCACAGTGGCTGGCGCTTCGGTAGAAGCAACCATCAAGAGCCAAGGCAAGGGCGAAAAGGTTACTGTGTTCAAATACAAGCGCCGTAAGAATTACAAGCGTACGCATGGTCATCGGCAGCCGATCACCGTGCTCGAGATCAAAGCTATTCACGCTTAA
- a CDS encoding 50S ribosomal protein L27, translating to MAHKKAGGSTKNGRDSNPQYRGIKVYGGQSVTAGSVLVRQVGATFKHGVNVGVGRDFTLFALVDGTVKYETIAGNRKRVSVHPHA from the coding sequence ATGGCACATAAGAAAGCCGGTGGCAGTACAAAGAACGGTCGTGATTCCAATCCCCAGTATCGGGGCATCAAGGTTTACGGTGGCCAAAGTGTTACCGCAGGTAGCGTGTTAGTGCGCCAAGTAGGCGCTACTTTCAAGCACGGCGTTAACGTAGGTGTCGGCCGTGACTTCACGCTCTTCGCACTGGTTGATGGCACCGTTAAGTACGAGACCATCGCCGGTAACCGTAAGCGCGTAAGTGTGCATCCCCACGCCTAA
- the obgE gene encoding GTPase ObgE → MKFIDSIEIRVKAGRGGDGIVSFLRSKGKPKLGPDGGDGGTGGDVVMVGTRRLNTLSSLRFRAIYSAQDGGKGGSNRCRGKCGEDLVIPVPVGTVVFDDATGEKIGELLDEGEELRVANGGRHGLGNVHWVKSTHQAPEEFRPGGPGEERDLKLELKLLADVGLAGFPNAGKSTLLSRVSAARPKIADYPFTTLVPNLGVVELTSDDYQQRAFVMADVPGLIEGASEGRGLGLQFLKHLERTSVIAYMIDVSDEARLPAEALAILQDELSNFGPDLATKHSLVILTKCELIDAEALRRARDEIVALGHEALAISAVTGQGLTELKDRLYRLVSEIKLQRALTAEPAESYVSPSNLH, encoded by the coding sequence ATGAAGTTTATCGATAGCATTGAAATTCGGGTAAAAGCCGGCCGCGGCGGTGATGGTATCGTGAGCTTTCTGCGCTCCAAAGGAAAACCCAAGCTGGGCCCTGATGGTGGTGACGGTGGCACCGGCGGTGATGTTGTTATGGTGGGCACAAGACGCCTCAACACGCTGAGCTCACTGCGCTTCAGGGCCATTTACAGCGCGCAGGACGGTGGTAAGGGTGGTAGTAATCGCTGTCGCGGTAAATGCGGCGAGGACCTTGTGATTCCAGTTCCAGTGGGAACTGTGGTTTTTGATGATGCTACTGGTGAAAAAATTGGTGAGCTTCTCGATGAAGGCGAGGAGCTTCGCGTGGCTAACGGTGGCCGTCACGGACTCGGTAACGTACATTGGGTGAAGTCAACCCACCAAGCCCCTGAGGAGTTCCGTCCAGGTGGACCCGGTGAAGAACGCGACCTGAAACTTGAACTCAAACTCTTAGCTGATGTGGGTTTGGCTGGATTCCCAAATGCTGGCAAATCAACCCTACTCAGTCGCGTAAGTGCTGCGCGCCCTAAGATTGCTGATTATCCATTTACCACCCTGGTTCCGAATCTTGGTGTTGTAGAACTCACGAGTGACGACTATCAGCAGCGCGCCTTTGTTATGGCTGACGTACCGGGACTCATCGAGGGTGCGAGTGAGGGTCGTGGACTCGGCCTTCAGTTTCTAAAACACCTGGAGCGCACCAGCGTCATCGCCTACATGATTGACGTCTCTGATGAAGCAAGATTGCCAGCTGAAGCGCTAGCGATTCTCCAAGATGAATTGAGTAACTTCGGACCGGATTTGGCCACTAAACACAGCTTAGTTATTCTTACTAAATGTGAACTAATTGATGCGGAAGCTTTGCGGCGGGCGCGAGACGAGATAGTGGCTCTGGGACACGAGGCTCTGGCCATTTCAGCCGTCACTGGACAAGGACTAACCGAACTTAAAGATCGCCTTTATCGGTTAGTGAGCGAGATCAAGTTGCAACGCGCCCTAACTGCGGAACCGGCAGAATCCTATGTGTCCCCAAGCAACTTGCACTAA
- the nadD gene encoding nicotinate (nicotinamide) nucleotide adenylyltransferase, translated as MCPQATCTNKSPELIVYGGSFDPPHNGHVQMIEVALGRFPEAQIVVVPAYAPAIAGQGSKTVIAPFATRVAMAKLAFAMIAPRRVKVSSIEEELPTPSYTIHTIRLLATNNDDKRLALLIGQDQFEALPRWHEPQSIVSMADVIVIPREHQSSDHQQPLADVAATVGASLNLGLIWNSSRDLATTADGTHIYLLPHPVCAATSSVIRQQLQASEQVTAHWLPDAVQTYIEKNQLYRLTEVNK; from the coding sequence ATGTGTCCCCAAGCAACTTGCACTAACAAATCGCCAGAACTGATTGTGTACGGTGGATCGTTCGACCCGCCGCACAATGGGCATGTGCAGATGATTGAGGTTGCCCTGGGACGATTTCCCGAGGCTCAAATAGTCGTCGTGCCAGCCTATGCACCGGCGATCGCAGGTCAGGGATCCAAGACAGTCATAGCTCCATTTGCCACTAGGGTCGCGATGGCAAAACTCGCTTTTGCAATGATCGCTCCGCGGAGAGTCAAAGTCTCCTCCATTGAGGAGGAATTACCTACGCCAAGCTATACGATCCATACAATCCGGTTATTGGCGACAAATAACGACGACAAGCGACTAGCACTGTTAATAGGTCAGGATCAATTCGAAGCGCTGCCACGTTGGCATGAGCCTCAATCTATAGTCAGTATGGCTGATGTTATCGTGATTCCACGAGAGCATCAAAGCTCCGACCATCAACAACCCTTGGCCGACGTTGCGGCTACGGTCGGCGCGTCCTTGAACTTAGGATTAATATGGAATAGTAGCCGCGACTTAGCTACGACCGCAGACGGCACCCACATTTACCTTTTGCCCCATCCTGTTTGCGCGGCAACCAGCTCCGTTATTCGTCAGCAACTGCAGGCTAGTGAGCAGGTCACAGCGCACTGGCTCCCCGACGCAGTACAAACTTATATTGAAAAAAATCAACTCTATCGCCTTACCGAGGTTAACAAATGA
- the rsfS gene encoding ribosome silencing factor → MNSLEIARQAADAALDKKAQRLVLQDLKGLSDLCEYQLVCSGDNDRQTRAIADGIEERCKKLGIRPVAVEGKQTGNWILIDFGSVLIHVFLEGLRDFYALESLFPKAKFVQLPSMVVPALPKTPMDEPSGDDREDLV, encoded by the coding sequence ATGAACTCTCTTGAAATTGCACGGCAAGCCGCAGATGCCGCATTAGACAAAAAAGCTCAGCGCTTAGTGCTCCAAGACTTGAAGGGTTTATCGGATCTGTGTGAATACCAGCTCGTATGCTCAGGTGACAACGATCGCCAGACGCGTGCTATCGCCGACGGCATCGAAGAGCGTTGCAAAAAACTTGGTATTCGTCCTGTAGCAGTGGAAGGTAAACAAACAGGCAACTGGATTTTAATCGATTTTGGTTCGGTACTGATCCACGTATTTCTTGAAGGCCTCAGGGATTTTTACGCGCTGGAGAGCCTGTTCCCGAAGGCCAAATTTGTCCAACTACCCAGTATGGTTGTGCCAGCTTTGCCCAAAACCCCAATGGATGAACCTTCAGGTGATGACCGCGAGGACTTAGTTTGA
- a CDS encoding 23S rRNA (pseudouridine(1915)-N(3))-methyltransferase RlmH, whose product MKVRVIKLGRIAYPEIKQLGDMFIKRSGPLARPIHIENVELKDDAQVEAALEKPATCHPVIALDEGGQQWTSQGLSNRLQQLFDDPAIKSVTFLIGAPHGLTPEQRRLAKFTWSLSQVTMTSDMAWLLLWEQIYRALNIQKGTGYHHV is encoded by the coding sequence TTGAAGGTTCGAGTCATTAAACTCGGACGTATCGCCTATCCGGAGATCAAGCAGCTTGGTGACATGTTCATTAAGCGTTCGGGCCCACTTGCAAGACCTATACACATCGAAAACGTTGAGCTGAAAGATGACGCTCAGGTTGAGGCAGCGCTAGAAAAACCGGCTACCTGTCATCCTGTGATTGCTTTGGACGAAGGTGGCCAGCAGTGGACATCGCAGGGGCTCTCTAATCGCCTGCAACAGCTTTTCGATGATCCTGCGATTAAGTCCGTCACGTTTCTAATCGGTGCGCCCCATGGACTCACGCCAGAACAGCGACGGCTCGCTAAATTCACATGGAGTTTATCTCAGGTGACGATGACCAGCGACATGGCTTGGTTACTCCTGTGGGAGCAAATTTACCGCGCTCTAAATATTCAAAAGGGTACGGGCTACCACCACGTTTGA
- a CDS encoding BtpA/SgcQ family protein, whose product MSSKLKSFDDLLRLKPIVGMIHLGALPGSPRAHSVFDQIVGRAIEDAETLATGGCHALMMENFGDVPFLPGRVSATVVAAMTKVAVEVKRKVALPLGINVLRNDGLSALGIALATGSDFIRVNVLTGARVTDQGVIGGIADVLLREQAATGAQRIKILADVDVKHSAPLAERSLTDEVKDTLLRGLADAVIVSGSGTGAAVDVNKLKLVRQAAQKAPVLIGSGVSVDTIEGLMPYASGFIVGTSLKHDGRPENKVELKRVQDLIAKHKSLLERFPSI is encoded by the coding sequence ATGAGCTCAAAACTAAAGTCGTTTGATGATCTCCTAAGATTAAAACCGATCGTCGGCATGATTCACCTTGGTGCTTTACCGGGTTCTCCGCGGGCTCATTCAGTATTTGATCAGATAGTTGGGCGTGCGATCGAGGATGCTGAAACCTTGGCTACTGGCGGATGTCATGCACTTATGATGGAGAATTTTGGGGATGTCCCCTTTCTCCCCGGACGAGTGTCAGCTACTGTCGTGGCGGCGATGACCAAAGTTGCCGTCGAGGTTAAAAGAAAAGTTGCCCTGCCACTCGGTATCAATGTCCTGCGCAATGATGGATTGAGTGCCCTAGGGATAGCTTTAGCAACCGGTTCCGACTTTATCCGTGTGAACGTGCTCACGGGTGCTAGAGTCACTGATCAAGGAGTCATCGGGGGTATAGCAGACGTACTCCTTCGCGAGCAGGCAGCCACGGGCGCACAACGAATTAAAATTCTAGCAGATGTCGATGTGAAGCACTCGGCTCCGCTTGCAGAGAGATCACTCACAGACGAAGTGAAGGATACGCTACTGCGAGGCCTTGCTGACGCCGTTATCGTTTCCGGGAGTGGAACTGGTGCGGCGGTAGACGTCAATAAACTCAAATTGGTCCGTCAAGCGGCCCAAAAAGCGCCGGTGCTGATTGGGAGCGGAGTCTCGGTCGATACCATTGAGGGCTTAATGCCTTATGCTTCCGGGTTCATTGTCGGTACCTCTTTGAAGCACGACGGGCGCCCGGAGAACAAGGTTGAACTCAAGCGTGTTCAAGACCTGATCGCCAAGCATAAGTCACTGCTGGAAAGGTTTCCGTCCATTTAA
- a CDS encoding DUF1254 domain-containing protein — translation MRGWSLELGKYWLLSILAGAQLPAYGSTTSIATRSLENQEAARLMEDAVVYAYPLVLMELTKELMTSVAHPTKGRAPINEFAHVRQLPDNAMSDIVSPNVDTLYSLAWLDLRQEPIILSVPDTNNRYYLMPIMDAWTNVFATIGKRTTGTKTGAYAIVGPGWAGDLPLDTEAIQAPTNTVWIVGRTQCDGAADTPAVNEIQDGFGLTKLSAWLAGGRPGRGNWPSSMVSLPDVPPVEALARMDAPAFLERLAKAIRANPPAASDATIVRRLEPLGIVVGHDFDPTALDADKWAAIEKGRQQGLASIDRAALSASGSENNGWVISYLLGSYGSRYLERAVAARMGLGASVAADTFYPYTEVDSHGVPLTGERAYVIHFTPGQTPPVYAFWSLTLYDSSHFFAPNRLSRYALGGRDALAYNADGSLDIYIASEVPPGTPESNWLPAPKANFNLILRAYWPSEAILEGRWLPPVVRPLL, via the coding sequence ATGCGAGGTTGGTCCCTCGAACTAGGGAAGTACTGGCTGTTATCCATCTTGGCGGGCGCTCAATTACCAGCGTATGGCTCCACGACCAGCATCGCCACGCGCTCATTGGAGAACCAAGAAGCAGCTCGACTCATGGAAGATGCGGTCGTCTATGCCTATCCATTGGTCCTCATGGAGTTGACCAAGGAGCTGATGACTTCTGTGGCTCACCCAACAAAAGGACGAGCACCGATCAACGAGTTTGCCCATGTCCGCCAATTGCCCGACAACGCAATGAGCGATATCGTCAGCCCAAATGTGGACACCTTGTATTCATTGGCATGGCTGGATTTGCGCCAGGAACCCATCATCTTGAGCGTCCCTGACACCAATAATCGTTACTATCTGATGCCCATAATGGACGCTTGGACCAATGTTTTCGCCACTATTGGTAAACGCACGACAGGGACAAAGACAGGAGCGTACGCGATCGTGGGGCCCGGCTGGGCTGGAGATCTGCCTTTGGACACTGAGGCGATTCAGGCACCAACCAACACGGTCTGGATCGTTGGGCGGACCCAATGTGACGGCGCTGCTGACACACCTGCCGTAAATGAGATCCAAGATGGGTTTGGGCTAACCAAATTGAGCGCCTGGCTTGCTGGGGGTAGGCCGGGACGTGGCAATTGGCCATCATCCATGGTCTCTCTGCCTGATGTGCCACCTGTTGAGGCCTTGGCAAGGATGGATGCTCCCGCTTTTCTCGAGCGTTTAGCGAAAGCGATACGAGCCAATCCACCTGCAGCCTCGGACGCTACGATCGTGCGGCGACTTGAGCCTCTTGGAATCGTTGTGGGGCACGACTTTGATCCTACCGCCCTAGACGCGGACAAATGGGCAGCTATCGAAAAGGGGCGGCAGCAAGGTCTGGCATCCATTGACCGAGCTGCTCTGTCTGCCAGTGGTAGTGAAAACAACGGATGGGTAATTAGTTATCTTCTAGGTTCCTACGGTTCGCGCTATTTGGAGCGTGCCGTGGCGGCAAGAATGGGCCTGGGCGCCAGTGTTGCAGCTGATACGTTTTATCCATACACAGAGGTGGATAGTCATGGGGTTCCTCTGACCGGGGAGCGGGCCTATGTCATTCATTTTACGCCTGGCCAAACTCCGCCAGTTTATGCTTTTTGGTCTTTAACTCTCTATGACAGCTCCCATTTCTTCGCTCCCAATCGACTGTCAAGGTATGCCCTGGGCGGGCGGGACGCTCTGGCCTACAATGCGGATGGTTCCCTCGATATCTATATCGCGAGCGAGGTGCCTCCAGGGACGCCTGAGTCCAACTGGTTGCCGGCACCAAAAGCGAATTTCAATCTAATTTTGAGAGCTTATTGGCCATCCGAGGCAATACTTGAAGGGCGATGGTTGCCACCGGTAGTACGCCCTTTGCTTTAG
- a CDS encoding ATP-dependent Clp protease proteolytic subunit (hydrolyzes proteins to small peptides; with the ATPase subunits ClpA or ClpX, ClpP degrades specific substrates), giving the protein MRGRCSGTSVINHSQQEDCRMSNIVTSGGSSTDPNSMAGLPDAMADQFTEVKLLERRCIFISEAITAKTAKRYISDFLALEHDKPGEPITLYLNSPGGEVNSGFAIFDTIRFISSPVTIINTGLCASIATVINVAAKKERRFSMPNAKFLIHQPLIPGQVYGQASDLEITAREILKTREKINKLLSKETGTSLDKVEKDTIRDYWMNAQEAVEYGLVSKIIETTKDLPR; this is encoded by the coding sequence ATGAGGGGGCGCTGCTCTGGCACCTCCGTGATCAACCATAGCCAACAAGAGGATTGCCGAATGTCCAACATAGTCACTTCAGGCGGTAGCTCCACGGATCCTAACTCTATGGCTGGGTTGCCAGATGCCATGGCCGATCAGTTCACTGAAGTTAAGTTGCTCGAGCGACGCTGCATCTTCATTTCCGAGGCCATTACGGCAAAGACTGCCAAACGCTATATTTCAGATTTTCTCGCATTAGAGCATGACAAGCCAGGAGAGCCCATCACTCTTTACCTAAACAGCCCTGGTGGCGAGGTAAATAGCGGATTCGCCATTTTTGATACCATTCGATTTATCAGCTCTCCCGTCACCATTATAAACACCGGACTCTGTGCAAGTATCGCCACTGTGATCAATGTTGCTGCCAAGAAAGAGCGACGTTTCTCAATGCCGAATGCCAAATTCCTGATTCACCAACCATTGATTCCCGGTCAGGTGTACGGTCAGGCATCAGATCTTGAAATCACTGCTCGTGAGATTCTGAAGACTCGCGAGAAGATCAACAAGCTCCTTTCTAAGGAGACCGGCACCTCGCTTGATAAAGTTGAGAAGGATACCATTCGCGATTACTGGATGAATGCTCAAGAGGCGGTAGAGTACGGGTTGGTCAGCAAGATTATCGAGACCACCAAGGATTTACCGCGTTAA
- the priA gene encoding primosomal protein N' yields the protein MFQIEVAVPSPLAQTFTYKAPIHVVAGCRVLVPFGVRKVVGVVLSSCPYEADQSRDFALKEVAEIVDSEPVYSEIVIDIAKWMSQYYMHPIGEVLRGMLPAANKKTKRERLRLTDLGVQERADLTSQSGQILLSLFGAKKSEVAAITAKSRLKRLLTEPHIDTKMAKISVLKRRGLITLDTGTSISARKTDTVHQDNEPTDANCEQAIIPELTPLQQKAVATMRDALHEPSKAQPFLLHGITGAGKTEVYLHLIHEILSDTSVPRQVLVLVPEISLTPQMTRIFTRRFPGRVAVVHSAMADGERWAQLNRVRNGTASILIGPRSAVFGPFKNLDLIIVDEEHDASYKQSSGLAYNGRDVAVLRARMEKAVVVLGSATPSLESYQNALSGRYTLIEMLERATGRPLPTVSVVIPEQTGQRRGGILVSSGDSRQSTSPITAHDAEIPMHPAVVKALQENLAAGRQAIVLVNRRGYAYYLYSVYEKKPVVCPHCSISMTLHARSTVLRCHYCDSSQAVAALMAEHPEQKYVAIGYGSQKAEDALKKYVPEARVVRLDSDAVVDRDLLPQTLERFRAGEIDILVGTQILAKGHDFPNVTLIVVLEVDQLLGLPDFRAGERAFQLLVQSAGRAGRAALSGHVIMQTMRPSHAVLAAAINQDYAAFVKHELDFRKNHAYPPFVRMIAVEVNSANLLRLNKLAFEIESWLEQGAARRPELFAQVRMLGPAVPPIETIRGRHRRQLIFSSPQVSPLRTMVGWFLRDFQKLGGDLRMRIDVDPQSLI from the coding sequence ATGTTTCAGATAGAGGTGGCGGTCCCAAGCCCCCTGGCACAAACGTTTACCTATAAAGCACCGATACACGTTGTTGCTGGTTGCCGTGTCTTAGTCCCATTCGGGGTTCGGAAGGTCGTAGGGGTAGTCTTATCATCATGTCCTTATGAAGCCGATCAATCTCGTGACTTTGCTCTCAAGGAAGTGGCTGAAATTGTTGACTCTGAGCCAGTCTACAGCGAGATCGTGATCGATATCGCCAAATGGATGTCGCAGTACTACATGCATCCAATTGGTGAGGTTTTGCGCGGCATGCTGCCCGCAGCAAATAAAAAGACCAAGCGTGAAAGATTGCGACTCACTGATCTCGGTGTTCAAGAGCGAGCAGACCTAACGTCTCAGTCAGGTCAAATTTTGCTGAGCTTATTTGGCGCAAAAAAATCAGAGGTGGCCGCGATCACTGCCAAGTCGCGCCTTAAAAGGCTGCTTACCGAGCCCCACATCGATACTAAGATGGCAAAAATCTCGGTTTTGAAACGTCGTGGTTTGATAACGCTCGACACCGGCACGTCGATATCCGCACGTAAAACAGACACTGTCCACCAGGACAACGAACCCACAGATGCGAATTGCGAGCAAGCAATCATCCCAGAGTTGACGCCTTTGCAGCAAAAAGCTGTCGCGACAATGAGGGATGCGTTACACGAGCCTAGCAAGGCTCAGCCGTTTTTGCTGCACGGTATCACCGGCGCAGGTAAGACCGAAGTTTATTTACATCTGATTCATGAAATCCTCAGCGATACTTCAGTCCCGCGCCAGGTTCTTGTGCTTGTACCTGAAATTTCATTGACTCCCCAGATGACTCGTATTTTTACGAGGCGTTTTCCGGGGCGCGTTGCCGTCGTGCACTCAGCCATGGCTGACGGAGAGCGTTGGGCTCAGCTAAATCGCGTGAGAAATGGTACCGCAAGCATTCTTATTGGGCCAAGATCTGCCGTATTTGGTCCCTTCAAAAATCTTGATCTCATTATCGTCGATGAAGAGCACGATGCCAGCTACAAGCAGAGTAGCGGACTTGCATACAATGGACGTGATGTTGCTGTGCTCCGTGCTCGTATGGAAAAGGCGGTTGTTGTGTTGGGTAGCGCGACACCTTCGCTTGAGAGCTATCAAAATGCATTGAGTGGGCGGTACACCTTAATCGAGATGCTAGAGCGTGCAACTGGTCGACCTTTACCCACAGTTAGTGTGGTCATCCCCGAGCAGACGGGCCAACGCCGAGGTGGCATATTGGTCAGTAGTGGTGACAGTCGCCAGTCCACGTCGCCCATAACCGCCCATGATGCTGAAATTCCGATGCATCCTGCAGTGGTAAAAGCCTTGCAGGAGAATTTAGCGGCGGGTCGGCAAGCTATCGTCCTGGTCAATCGCCGCGGGTACGCCTACTACCTGTACTCAGTTTACGAGAAAAAGCCCGTAGTTTGTCCCCACTGTAGCATCAGCATGACGCTGCATGCCCGAAGCACTGTGCTTCGCTGTCACTACTGTGATTCCAGCCAGGCGGTTGCTGCTCTGATGGCAGAGCATCCTGAGCAAAAATACGTCGCTATAGGATACGGTAGCCAAAAGGCGGAGGACGCCTTGAAAAAGTACGTGCCCGAAGCGCGCGTAGTTCGCCTGGATTCAGATGCAGTAGTGGATCGAGATTTGCTACCCCAGACACTGGAAAGATTCCGTGCAGGCGAGATCGATATTCTAGTCGGCACGCAAATTTTAGCCAAAGGCCACGATTTTCCAAATGTAACGCTGATCGTGGTGCTCGAAGTTGATCAACTACTTGGTCTTCCGGATTTTCGAGCGGGTGAACGTGCGTTTCAGTTATTAGTGCAGAGCGCAGGGAGAGCTGGCCGTGCCGCACTCTCTGGGCATGTCATCATGCAGACGATGCGTCCTAGCCACGCAGTTCTCGCTGCAGCAATCAACCAGGACTATGCGGCCTTTGTTAAACATGAGTTGGATTTTCGTAAAAACCACGCGTACCCACCCTTTGTGCGGATGATTGCGGTAGAGGTGAATTCAGCTAATCTCCTTCGTCTTAACAAGCTGGCCTTTGAGATAGAATCCTGGTTGGAGCAAGGCGCTGCTCGGAGGCCAGAGCTATTCGCTCAGGTGCGGATGTTGGGCCCAGCTGTTCCCCCTATAGAGACGATTAGAGGCAGGCATCGACGGCAGTTGATCTTCAGCAGCCCCCAAGTGAGTCCACTGAGGACCATGGTGGGTTGGTTCCTCCGAGACTTCCAAAAATTAGGCGGGGATCTCAGGATGCGTATTGATGTTGACCCCCAAAGCCTGATTTGA